The following coding sequences are from one Hippopotamus amphibius kiboko isolate mHipAmp2 chromosome 9, mHipAmp2.hap2, whole genome shotgun sequence window:
- the TMPRSS5 gene encoding transmembrane protease serine 5 — MEKSLTLDSQAPMETQHAEEGPGSGIFRAEPGDPLRMPEAQQQPISQAGRWCTWRHGWAALGALGLLAGASVGSWLLVLYLWPAASQPVPGTLQDEEMTWNCSEASSEEALLPSLPRTVSFRINAEDYLLEVQVRARPDWLLVCHEGWSSALGVQICQSLGHLRLVDHKAVNLSDIRLNSSREFAQLSPRLGGLPEEVWQPRDSCASGQIVSLKCSECGARPLASRIVGGQAAAPGRWPWQASVALGFRHTCGGSVLAPHWVVTAAHCMHSFRLSRLSSWRVHTGLVSHSSVRPHQGAVVERIIAHPLYSAQNHDYDVALLQLRTPLHFSDTVGAVCLPAKEKDFPRGSQCWVSGWGHTDPSHTHSSDTLQDTVVPLLSTQLCNSSCVYGGALTPRMLCAGYLDGRADACQGDSGGPLVCLDEGTWRLVGVVSWGRGCAEPNHPGVYGKVAEFLDWIQDTAQDCAYRMKAAVQKPVVTVKDMFVHGAFW, encoded by the exons ATGGAAAAG AGCCTGACGCTGGACAGCCAAGCCCCCATGGAGACTCAGCATGCAGAGGAAGGTCCAGGATCCGGGATCTTCAGAGCAGAGCCAGGAGACCCACTGCGGATGCCCGAGGCCCAGCAGCAACCCA TCTCTCAGGCAGGGCGCTGGTGCACATGGCGGCACGGCTGGGCGGCGCTGGGagccctggggctgctggctggTGCGAGCGTCGGCTCCTGGCTTCTAG TGCTGTATCTGTGGCCAGCGGCCTCTCAGCCCGTGCCCGGGACCTTGCAGGATGAGGAGATGACTTGGAACTGCTCAGAGGCCAGCAGTGAGGAAGCCCTGCTTCCCTCGCTTCCCAGAACAG TATCTTTCAGAATAAATGCCGAGGACTACTTGCTGGAAGTACAGGTGAGGGCCCGGCCAGACTGGCTCCTGGTCTGCCACGAGGGCTGGAGCTCTGCCCTGGGGGTACAGATCTGCCAGAGCCTCGGGCATCTCAG ACTCGTCGACCACAAGGCAGTGAACCTGTCTGACATCAGGCTCAACAGCTCCCGGGAGTTTGCTCAGCTCTCTCCTAGACTGGGAGGCCTCCCAGAGGAGGTGTGGCAGCCCAG GGACAGCTGTGCTTCTGGTCAAATCGTTTCCCTCAAATGCTCTG AGTGTGGGGCCAGGCCCCTGGCTTCCCGGATAGTGGGCGGGCAGGCGGCGGCTCCCGGGCGCTGGCCCTGGCAGGCCAGCGTGGCCCTGGGCTTCCGGCACACGTGCGGGGGCTCCGTGCTGGCCCCGCACTGGGTGGTGACCGCGGCGCACTGCATGCACAG TTTCAGGCTGTCGCGCCTGTCCAGCTGGCGGGTCCACACGGGGCTGGTCAGCCACAGCTCGGTCAGGCCGCACCAGGGGGCCGTGGTGGAGCGGATCATCGCCCACCCTCTGTACAGCGCCCAGAACCACGACTACGACGTGGCCCTCCTGCAGCTCCGGACTCCACTCCACTTCTCCG ACACCGTGGGAGCCGTGTGCCTGCCGGCCAAAGAGAAGGATTTTCCGAGGGGCTCGCAGTGCTGGGTGTCTGGCTGGGGCCACACTGACCCCAGCCACA CCCACAGCTCGGACACGCTCCAGGACACGGTGGTGCCCCTGCTCAGCACCCAGCTCTGCAACAGCTCGTGCGTGTACGGCGGGGCCCTGACGCCCCGCATGCTGTGTGCCGGCTACCTGGACGGGAGGGCCGATGCGTGCCAG GGGGATAGCGGGGGCCCCCTGGTGTGCCTGGACGAGGGTACCTGGCGCCTGGTGGGCGTGGTCAGCTGGGGCCGCGGCTGCGCAGAGCCCAACCACCCCGGGGTCTACGGCAAGGTCGCAGAGTTCCTGGACTGGATCCAGGACACCGCGCAG